From Drosophila santomea strain STO CAGO 1482 chromosome 2R, Prin_Dsan_1.1, whole genome shotgun sequence:
ATTCGGAATACGGAATACGGAACCAAACGAAATGGTATCCTTATCTTGGGGGCTTATGTGAATTCGGAACCAGCCGCACCGGACTAGCGATCGTCGGGAATGCTTTTGATCGCTAATTCCTAGCCGTGCCCTCCGGAGGGTCTCCGTGGTGCCAGCGACGCTACTAATGTCATTCCGATTTCAGAGTGCCTTACATCCGGAAATATGCCAGATAGATTTCAAGTTACGAAAGCTGACGAGGACACCGCGTTGGACTACAACCAGGATGAGTCTGCGAGCGGCAAGCTACTGGGGGACATTCACGACGAAACCCTAGGTGAGAACTATGGGTCGTACGATGGTAAGGatgtttgctttttatttttgttattattatttattatattttataattaattatgagcttattattaaaatactAGCTGCCTTTGGAAGACTTTAAAGAATGCAAGATAGATACtaagaaaaatgtatacatacaCGCGAACAATTAACTTTGAAGAGATTGTGCCTGCTCCTTGATGTGTTTCGTTCCATCAGCGCACTTCGTCTGCCCACCCCAGGCACACGCATTTCCCCTCCCTCGAGTGACTACTGTATGCCCGGATAGAGCTTACGGCCCTGCAATCCTATCCTGCGCTGCCCCAGTTGCCCGAGTTGCCCCAGTTGCCCTCAGTTGCCCGAGTCCAGGATGTCCTGGTGACACATTTCGCGGCTGCTGTAAGCCAAAGCTCGTTGTACCTGCCGAAAGCTCTCATCAAGAGAGAGAGAATGATtcagagaaagagagagggtCGTCCAGGCGGCGCAGCTTTCTCGCAATCCCTTCCAGCGACCGTCGGATGCTGGGCGAGAGTTGCTGGCTGGCTAGCTGGCTGGTGGGCAGGTCCTGGCCAAGGCAGTGGGTTGTGGGCCAAGAAATGGAAGTGTACACCTGCAACGAGGCTCTCTCCACTCTTCTTGCTCTGCTCTCCCCTTTCCGCTCTCCTCTTTCTGCTCTCCACTCTtctcagctcagctcagcatCGCTCTCGATTTCGCTCTCCGcggcgagtgtgtgtgtattaaAAATGTGTGTAGACAAAAGCTTTCGATTTCATCTCAATTGAACGCTCAGGGTCCTGGGCAACATAATTTTTATTCGGCCGAATACCAACAGTTTTCTTAGTTTTTCTATTAATCCGAACGAAAAGTAGCATACATCTGAGCGTTTTCGCTCGTCTAAAATAACTTTAGAAGGAGTCTTCTTTCGCATAATACAAAATACctaaaaaaacataaaaaaatacaacaaaaaacgaGAAAACATGAGAAACCAGTTCTTTTTGAGCACCTTTAACAAATAACATACTTTAAACAATCGACGAAATTCTAACAATAATCAAATACATGAATACAAGTGCGTTCAACCACACAGTGTGTCCAAAGTCCTTTCCCGGAGACCCGGAGCCCGGATCTCGGGCCACTCGGTGTCGAGGATTACCCCGCATTCCCATACAAAGGCCTCATTTCGTAACCATTTTCAGCTGCATTCCGCACTTTCGGTGCATTTGGCCAGCTCGAGAGCCGCTTGACGGCGAAAAAGGACGACTCTACGGCATTTATTTACCGCCCCACGACGACGGCCTGAAAATCCTTGACCTAAATTAATcggttacatatttttttttttgtggtccGTGCTGGCTCAACtttcgcagcagcagcatccctGCCTGCTGCACGCAATTTTtgatccacatccacacccacacccacagcCGCCTAGATTTCGATTCCGAGGTCCTGGGGCATTTGCCGATTAGGAGCTCACTCCCGAAAACCCAAATCTCGAGTATATAGGCACACGTCCCCAGACATGTGAATATATACACCGCATCGGCCACGCCTTTCGGTTATATAACGCCGATGCGTGGAGCTCCGCCTGCGGAAGGACCATGCCCACTTAGTTCTTAGTTCTCGACCACGTTCTAGTGTTACCTAATTTTAAGTGAACAAAGTGCAATCTAGAGCAAGGGTTTGAAGCCAAACAACCAACGTTAACATGCAAAGTAACAGTGCAAAAGATGATTCGGatgaaatggaaataataCCATCCGAACACAATGGTACAGTTCtcgaaaccaaaaatgaaGGTATGCGTTGGATCGCAGGGTCgtcaattattttatatatactcgtataccaGTAGAACTACTTAGTAGCTTGATTACATAACGTGAGAGGTTCTAACTCCAGTCAATCTACACTGCTCCTCCTTCCACAGACTCAGGGGATATCCACAGGGCGGAGGAGAACCAGAAGTCCAGCATCGACCCAAATCTATATCTGTACGACGATGACTTGGAGACCAGGCCCCATATATCAACGTTCATTTCATCAATTGCCAATTATGAGAACACGATACCAGCGGCCACCGATCCCGATGCAAAGCCGGCAGCTCCATCGGCTCGAATGGGTATGTTCGCCGCGCATTAATTAACTTACTTGTGCCATGTTCCCCCATATTGAAAGGCGTACAAATAAAAGGCCGCACAATGGAATCGCAATGTTCGCAGCACAACAAAGCTGTGGACCAATAATTGCTGTAATCCCCTCAAAGTGTTTCAGCCTTCACTGTGCAGCGGAATATTATAGAGCTGTCCCAGAGTATGCAACCGTGTAGTCTGCCTGTCGAGGTGCTGAGTGCATACTTTCGGGCACCTCCTTAAATGGTTTTATGGACCTGGCGACATGGCGCACTTCCCCCAAACATTCCCCATTTATATCTAACGCTCTAACGTGTGAATGTCTCATAAGGTACCCTAATTGGAGTGTTCTTGCCATGCATTCAAAACATCTTTGGTGTCATATTGTTCATTCGGTTAACATGGGTTGTTGGAACGGCTGGCGCCGTGTGTGGATTCTTGATTGTTCTGACCTGCTGCTGTGTGGTAAGCGCATCCTGCAGCTGAGCCCTCCCACTCGACCTCATCCGACTCCTCTTTGCAGACAATGCTAACCGCGATCTCGATGTCGGCCATTGCAACGAACGGGGTGGTTCCGGCGGGCGGGAGTTACTTTATGATATCACGGTAATTACTGCAATGTCATTAGTAGTGAGTAGTAAGTAGTAGCAGCTCTAATGGTGCCATCGTTAACAGATCCCTGGGCCCTGAATTCGGTGGAGCGGTGGGAATGTTGTTTTATACGGGCACCACACTAGCAGCGGCGATGTACATCGTTGGTGCCGTGGAAATCGTATTGGTAAGTTAAGAGcccccacttccacttccactcccactaCCAGTCGCAGTTCCACTCAAAAGTGCCATTACTTAAGCACTCATTAATTATTCATTGCAGACATACATGGCGCCGTGGGCATCGATATTTGGGGACTTCACCAAGGATGCTGACGCGATGTACAACAATTTCAGGGTCTACGGCACTTTGCTGCTCATCTTTATGGGTGAGTTAAGCCTGCTCCCCCACTATTGAGGAGCAAACATTAATGTCTCGCCAACAAATCAAGGTCTCATTGTGTTCCTGGGCGTGAAATTCGTCAATAAGTTCGCGACGGTAGCCCTGGCCTGCGTCATCCTTTCGATAATAGCGGTCTATGTGGGAATATTTGACAATATCCATGGCAACGAAAAGCTATAGTAAGTATCCGCCAAATATGCTCCTTGAGCGGCCACTTAATCTCTCTCTCACCCGTTTGCAGCATGTGTGTTCTGGGAAAACGACTCTTGAAGGACATCCCGCTCGAGAATTGCACAAAAGAAGACTCCTTCTTACGCGACATATACTGCCCAGATGGTAAATGCGAGGAATACTACCTGGGTAAGTTTCATCCATACATGAAGAGTTAGTTCTCGCACCGAACTTAAATTCCCTCATCCTGCTTCCACAGCCAACAACGTGACCAAAGTCAAGGGCATCAAGGGGTTGGCCAGCGGAGTGTTCTACGACAACATCTTCCCTTCGTTCTTGGAGAAGGGCCAGTTCATATCCTACGGCAAGAATGCAATTGACATTGAGAACACCAGTGGAGAGTCATACAACCAAATCATGGCCGACATTACCACGTCGTTTACCCTTCTTATCGGCATCTTCTTCCCATCGGTCACAGGTTAATACAATCTTGCAGATACAACTGTTCAGATATTCAACCCAATCTATACTAGGTATCATGGCTGGCTCCAATCGGTCGGGCGATTTGGCTGATGCCCAGAAGAGCATACCCATCGGAACGATATGTGCCATTCTAACAACCAGCACAGTCTACTTGTCCAGCGTTATGTTCTTTGCCGGCACAGTGGACAATCTCCTGCTGAGGGACAAGTGAGTAGCATAGTTCTTCAGACTCTTCCACGGCTTATTTCCCTACTATTCCAGATTCGGTCAGTCTATTGGTGGCAAACTGGTGGTGGCCAACATTGCCTGGCCAAATCAGTGGGTCATTCTGATTGGCTCCTTCCTCTCCACCTTGGGCGCTGGTCTGCAGAGTTTAACTGGAGCACCTCGCCTGCTGCAGGCGATTGCCAGGGACGAGATCATCCCCTTCCTGGCTCCGTTTGCCAAGTCCTCGAAGCGTGGCGAACCCACCCGTGCACTGCTCCTGACCATCGTCATTTGCCAGTGCGGAATCCTGTTGGGTAAGCATCGGATCGTACcgtttatatgtatatacattgtgATAATATTATCTATGCTAAAACAGGCAACGTGGACTTGCTGGCTCCTCTGCTCTCCATGTTCTTCCTCATGTGCTACGGCTTTGTCAACCTGGCCTGCGCCGTGCAAACCCTGCTGAGGACTCCCAACTGGAGACCACGCTTCAAGTTCTACCACTGGAGCTTGTCGCTGATCGGCCTGACCCTGTGCATATCAGTCATGATCATGACTTCCTGGTATTTCGCACTGATTGCTATGGGAATGGCCATCATCATCTACAAATACATAGAGTACCGAGGGTGAGTTAATCATAAAAATACACCCAGAGCATCTAGTAACCCCGCTGATTGCAGTGCTGAGAAGGAGTGGGGTGATGGCATTCGTGGAATGGCCCTTACCGCCGCCAGGTACTCGCTCCTCCGCCTGGAGGAAGGCCCACCGCATACGAAAAATTGGCGTCCGCAAATTTTGGTGCTTTCGAAGCTGAACGACAACCTCTTGCCAAAGTACAGGAAGATATTCTCCTTTGCCACACAGCTGAAAGCTGGCAAGGGATTGACGATTTGTGTGTCTGTGATAAAGGGCGACCACACCAAGATCACCAACAAAGCCGTGGATGCGAAGGCCACGCTGCGCAAGTACATGACCGACGAGAAGGTGAAGGGCTTCTGCGATGTCCTGGTTTCCCAGCAGATTGGTGAAGGCCTTAGCTCAGTGTaagttggcttagcaattAAGGGATGACTGAGGCGACTAATGACTGAATTCTGCACACAGCATCCAAACCATCGGACTGGGGGGCATGAAGCCCAACACAGTCATCATCGGATGGCCGTACAGCTGGCGGCAGGAGGGCAGGAACAGCTGGAAGACCTTCATCCAAACGGTCCGCACGGTTGCCGCCTGCCACATGGCCCTTATGGTGCCCAAGGGCATCAACTTCTACCCAGAATCAAACCACAAAGTAGTATTTACCGCTCCGAATCCCAAGTTTTCAATGTGTAACATGTCCTTCTCTTCAGATCGGTGGCAACATTGATATCTGGTGGATTGTCCACGACGGTGGTCTGCTCATGTTGCTGCCCTTCCTGCTGAAGCAACACCGCACCTGGCGCAATTGCAAGCTAAGGATCTTCACAGTTGCTCAAATCGAGGACAACTCGATTCAAATGAAGAAGGATCTGAAGACATTCCTCTACCATCTCCGAATCGAGGCCGATGTTGAAGTTGTTGAGATGGTATGATATGACAGCAATGATATATCTTAAACCTATTCATAATTTTATCGTTGCTCACTGCAGAACAACAGCGATATTTCCGCTTACACCTACGAGCGGACCCTGATGATGGAACAGCGTAATCAGATGCTGAGAGCATTAGGtttaaataagaaagaaaaCTCCAAAGTGGTAAGTGGTCCACATCTGGGGCGACTGCCACCCACGTCATCTGTACTTCTGCGAACTGAAGGACATCAATCATTCAACTCattcttgttttgtttatacGGCCATAATGCACATTAGACTTTCATTTACTTTAATCTTTATTAGCATAGTTATTGTATGCGTTCGATTTGAAGGTTGCGTATTTTGATTTCAGTAATTGTTAAGAGGAAACCATTTTGCCCTTCGTTTCTCATGAACTCCAATTTCCATACCATATTAATATCTGAGAtccaaattaaaactttacactttatatatttgaaaatcaaaaggTTCAGACTATAATGGACTTTAAGGAAACACCCAGTGATAATAAAATGTCTTTGGTAAAGAGTATAAACAGATTGCCTATTTATCGATATATCAAGATACAAACTATTCATTGCCCGAACTTTGTATGAAAGTATGAAACCTGATTGTGTGTATCTCATCAGTGCATTTCTCGGCAGGAGCGCCTGCTCCTTTCATTTCCATACCTACCATAATCCTTATATGTTGTGTAAATGTGATGTTGCTAATGCTCACCCTTCTATCTAATATAACTCTgtcaaattgcaaattattcTCAACACCGCCTCTTTTTCTATCATAATCTATGATtagaataaaatgttttcctttATTAGAAAGATTAGTTTTAGACCGCGTACttaataattcttatattGTATTACGACcgttttcaaatttaaacaatgTTTTCTTAAATAATGTATAACCCATCGAATGGGTTAAAGAAAAGTCGGTAAACTTTAAATTCAAAATCCTTATTTTAAGTCAATGCAATGGGACTTGGATCCCATCTATATTGTTCGACTATCATTAGggaaataaagtaaaaatagCGTTTCCTGCTTTGCGTGTTCGGTTTGCATCCCGAGAATAGCTACCTCTCCTCTGATATTGGCCCATCCACTCTGCTCCAACCTTTTCTCATACTCCTCATGGTGACATTTTCAGGTTCAAACAATTGTAGACCACCATTATGACGCCACCAAAACGGCGTCTAAAGTTCGCTTCGCCGATCCAACTATAGAAGAAACACAGCATCACGTATGTACTGCCTTAAGATTTTTATTTACCATTGTCTCTAATCTCTCGATAAACACATAAGACATAAGTAAAGTTAAGTGAGATCAACGACTCATCAAATGTAAGCCTGGAACATTTTAGTTTTGAAGCATAATCCACAGTAGAACGCGAAATCCATTTCTGAGTTAACTTGCGTTATGTTCTAACTGATATTTACGCTTTTTACATTGTTGATTTTACGTTAATTTTTGAGTTTTTTAATTCGACGGCACTTGTCATTCGAACTCAAGGCTCATACTACTTTAAAGATCTGATAATGTGACTGCTTGTAACTCTGCAGGATTCTCAAAACGACGAGAAACGTAACTCAATTGATTTGGATGGTCCCGAGAATGCGGACACACCCGAAACTACTTCTAACAAGGATGAATCGACAGAGAAAGCCGACGGAGACTTCAAGTCCAGTGTGAAACCGTATGGATCAGTTATCTGTGGCCACTACATGGTGTCCTAATTGTCTTTATATTTTCCACAGGGACGAGTTCAACGTTCGTCGCATGCACACAGCAATAAAACTAAACGAGGTTATTGTAGAAAAGTCCCAGGACGCCCAGTTGGTCATAATGAACCTACCTGGACCACCTAGGGAAGTGAGAGCGGAGCGTGAAAGCAATTGTAAGATCTGAAACGAGAGTATCTGTAGCATAAACTAACCATCTATCCACTTCGTAGATATGGAATTTCTGGAGGTATTAACAGAGGGCCTTGAAAAAGTGTTAATGGTTCGCGGAGGAGGCCGAGAAGTTATAACAATTTACTCTTAAGAGCATTAATCGCTCAGTTTTATAAGAGTTCGCAACACTAGACAAGTTTAAGAATCAATCAAATTTTTAAAGAAggttattaatttgttatattcaATCATATGtccaaatattttatttttacgtaaataaaatatcgaaaaattgTAACAATAAGAACCGCACGCATTTCATTTCGACTGGATCTATACATACATCTATTTATTTACCCTGGTAACGTCGCTTGGAAACGGAGTAAACAGCGCCTTGAAGATACTTTACCTATCTTTCTACAATCGTAACGTAAAATCAAATGCATCCGAAAGATTGACCAACACTACGACTCGGTGGTTTCTCCCCACTTTTGTTATTTCAAGCGTGGCGAGTTGTACGTTCTATTACCTTGGATGGCTTAGACATTTTGTGGGCGAAGCAGATCCGATCCAAGCTCCGGAAAATACTCGAAATACGTGTGAAAAACTATAGAGATCCTCGGCAACTGCTCCATTCATGAATTCGGAATCGAGGGACCTGGATTTGGGAAAGGTGCGAGTGCCGATCCGCCATTGAAGATGGCTCTGTTTATTTTGAACACGCAAGCAACTTTTGGTGGCCAGCAAACAAAAGAGTCTAAACATATGCATCTGGGTTGATCCGATCCGAATGACATGTACACATTTACCCCATTGATTGATCATTTTCTCTGCCACAGGGCGATGTAGAAAGGCCGCACTTCGAGGCGGTTACCACACTGTCGGACTCGCAGGCGATTCGGAGCGTCGACTTTCATCCGAATGGAAAGTTGTACGCGGTGGGCTCCAACTCGAAGACCTTCCGCATCTGCCAGTACCCCGCGCTCTCCAAGCTGAGgtaattaaattgattaagTAGCTTGCCCATCTCAAACGTGTCTCCCCTTAAATTCCATGCAGACATGGACACCAGACGGCAGTGTATCCCCCATCCGTTCTCTGCAAGCGCACGAAGCACCATCGGGGATCCATATACTGCACCTGCTGGTCGCGGGATGGGGAGCTCATTGCCACCGGATCGAACGACAAGACCATCAAGTACATGCGCTTCAACAACGACACCAACCAGCTGGTGGGCCACGAGATGGAGCTGAACATGCACGACGGCACCGTGCGGGACATGTGCTTCCTGGACGACTCGTCCACCAAGTCCAGGCTGCTGGCGAGTGGCGGCGCCGGGGACTGCAAGATCTACATCACAGACTGCGGATCCGGCACTCCCTTCCAGGCCTACAGTGGTCACACTGGCCACATCCTGTCCCTCTACAGCTGGAACAACGCGATGTTCGTGTCGGGATCCCAGGTGGGTCTGCAGCAGATCTTTTCCAGCCGCGCTATAACCATTTACGATTCTCTGTTTCAGGATCAAACGATACGCTTCTGGGATCTGCGAGTGAACGTCTCTGTGAACACCCTGGATAGCGATCGGAAAGATGGCGGTCTGGAGAGCTCCGCTGTAACCGCGGTCTGTGTGGATCCCACGGGCAGGCTCCTGGTCTCTGGGCACGCCGATAGCTCCTGTACG
This genomic window contains:
- the LOC120445947 gene encoding WD repeat-containing protein 47 yields the protein MNSESRDLDLGKGDVERPHFEAVTTLSDSQAIRSVDFHPNGKLYAVGSNSKTFRICQYPALSKLRHGHQTAVYPPSVLCKRTKHHRGSIYCTCWSRDGELIATGSNDKTIKYMRFNNDTNQLVGHEMELNMHDGTVRDMCFLDDSSTKSRLLASGGAGDCKIYITDCGSGTPFQAYSGHTGHILSLYSWNNAMFVSGSQDQTIRFWDLRVNVSVNTLDSDRKDGGLESSAVTAVCVDPTGRLLVSGHADSSCTLYDIRGNRPIQRFYPHTAEIRCVRFSPSAYYMLTCSYDNSIRLTDLQGDLAHELSSVVVAEHKDKAITIRWHPTEFSFISTSADKTATLWALPPS